A genomic region of Runella rosea contains the following coding sequences:
- a CDS encoding tetratricopeptide repeat protein: MATFLFKKAPTLKTLIQFVFSGYVIILSLLTLVLTACSDQNQSEAAQFFLKGNLALEQKEYANAIRYYDEALEKKKDFADVHSNRGIAYLRIGELDKALQDFNQALEIDKDFAEAYFNRAGVLIDKSEFSLAAADLEQIRKVYQDSSNYYLKWGDLKSQQGYYEQALAEYDRALALQAGNVQARVNRGVVYFAKKNFKEAQDDFESALKLNPQQELAYNNLALIFARNNQPEKALQFINRALDFDVVNPIYLNNKGYVLLLQNQLEEAKKLIDQSLAKSPKNSYAHRNVGLYFLRKGQKTEALEALQKAYNLDPSTDQIHAWLGEALLINNQKEKACKMWRQGQSLGDEASSTKYNQQCK, from the coding sequence CTAAAAACCCTCATCCAATTCGTTTTTTCGGGCTACGTTATCATTTTGTCCTTGTTAACATTGGTTCTCACGGCTTGTTCTGACCAAAATCAGAGTGAAGCTGCGCAGTTTTTTTTAAAGGGAAATCTTGCGTTGGAACAAAAAGAATACGCCAACGCCATTCGCTACTACGACGAGGCATTGGAGAAAAAGAAGGATTTTGCAGATGTTCACAGCAATCGCGGGATTGCTTATTTGCGGATAGGCGAGTTGGACAAGGCCTTGCAGGATTTTAATCAGGCCCTTGAGATTGATAAAGACTTCGCCGAAGCTTATTTCAACCGAGCAGGTGTATTGATTGATAAAAGTGAGTTTTCGCTGGCGGCGGCCGATTTAGAGCAAATTCGTAAGGTGTACCAAGATTCTTCCAATTATTACTTAAAATGGGGCGATTTAAAATCCCAACAGGGTTATTACGAACAGGCGCTTGCTGAATACGACCGTGCACTCGCTTTACAGGCAGGCAACGTGCAGGCCCGAGTCAACCGGGGAGTGGTTTATTTTGCGAAGAAAAATTTTAAAGAAGCACAAGACGATTTCGAAAGTGCCCTTAAGCTTAATCCACAGCAGGAATTGGCTTACAATAACTTGGCCTTGATTTTTGCGCGGAACAACCAACCCGAGAAAGCCCTGCAATTCATCAATCGGGCCTTAGATTTTGACGTAGTCAACCCGATTTATTTAAACAATAAAGGTTACGTATTGCTGCTGCAAAATCAGTTGGAGGAAGCCAAAAAACTGATTGACCAATCGCTGGCCAAATCGCCCAAAAACAGTTATGCGCACCGCAATGTAGGTCTATATTTTCTCCGTAAAGGACAAAAAACCGAGGCTTTGGAAGCACTCCAAAAAGCGTATAACCTCGACCCTTCTACCGACCAAATTCATGCTTGGCTCGGCGAAGCGCTTTTGATAAATAATCAAAAAGAAAAAGCCTGTAAAATGTGGCGACAGGGACAATCTTTGGGCGACGAAGCGTCTTCTACGAAGTACAATCAACAGTGTAAATAA
- a CDS encoding DMT family transporter: MKNIVIGLFFAALWASASVATKFGIRSADPLILANVRFLIAGGLMLGFAYLVQGRKNPLPKGKEWGQLLIFAFLNTTLYLSAFVISMREVAAGIGSLSTATGPLFVIIISAFWLQRQLRWYEAVGVVLGLSGAAMATWPLLQNSYASARGLSILMAGIVAVSAASVYYSKVKWQLPNLLINGWQVMLGGLMLLPFTIYFADWQGAQWDIQFWASVAWLIIPVSVISLQLWFYLLRLDAVKASLWLFLCPIFGFTYSNLLLNEPLSWHTFGGTALVISGLYVAQRDKFS, encoded by the coding sequence TTGAAAAATATTGTCATTGGCTTATTTTTTGCCGCTTTGTGGGCGTCGGCTTCGGTAGCCACTAAATTTGGCATTAGATCAGCCGACCCGCTCATTTTGGCCAATGTGCGTTTTTTGATTGCGGGTGGTTTGATGCTCGGCTTCGCTTACTTAGTGCAAGGGCGTAAAAATCCGCTACCCAAGGGCAAAGAATGGGGCCAGCTTCTCATTTTTGCCTTTCTCAATACAACGCTGTATTTGAGTGCATTTGTGATTTCAATGCGCGAGGTCGCGGCGGGTATCGGCAGTCTTTCAACGGCCACAGGCCCACTTTTTGTGATTATTATTTCGGCGTTTTGGCTACAGCGTCAATTGCGCTGGTACGAGGCCGTTGGTGTAGTACTTGGACTGTCGGGGGCAGCGATGGCTACTTGGCCTTTGCTTCAAAACAGCTACGCCAGCGCAAGAGGATTATCCATTCTGATGGCGGGGATTGTGGCCGTATCGGCGGCAAGCGTTTATTATTCCAAAGTAAAATGGCAATTACCCAACCTATTGATTAACGGTTGGCAAGTGATGCTCGGTGGGCTTATGCTGTTGCCGTTTACCATCTATTTCGCCGATTGGCAAGGTGCGCAATGGGATATTCAATTTTGGGCTTCCGTGGCGTGGCTAATTATTCCAGTGTCGGTTATTTCGCTGCAACTTTGGTTTTATTTGTTACGTCTTGATGCAGTAAAAGCTTCACTTTGGCTGTTTTTATGCCCCATTTTTGGATTTACCTATTCCAATCTCCTGCTCAATGAGCCGCTCTCTTGGCACACTTTTGGCGGAACAGCCCTGGTGATTTCGGGACTCTACGTAGCCCAGCGCGATAAATTTTCGTAA
- a CDS encoding YbcC family protein has protein sequence MKTHDSLFDEHEVLHDLKHFLPAQAPLKDFIHHNTLHAFQTDKFYEATQRASELFGYKVSLSLDEFRELYKSERIKKEVLDKIVVEKKGAKALKEWQNNLISKKYAPAALPRVGALRANWKKHYRIDLDSLVHPILFRVLCSYLDQGISIWNFPIKDKTFLASMRELEKNSFSSIFRSSRAKDLLLNGNCEISSLLKILVGKKELYQQYLYDQQFAHQGWSGMVSAIEDQPQTLLDRRKISLHDVIVFELLLEIDALDFHCGRNWQPLKERIIQTPIPLFAPVEKTELNEVLTLWQEAFEWSYYDQVLTGLQNKKKESVDTSRKSFQAMFCIDDRECSLRRYLEEFDPACETFGTPGFFGVEFFYQPEDGKFYTKVCPAPVTPKYLIKEIGNKHRRKKDVHFSKHSHSFYGGWLISQTLGFWSAAKLFINIFRPSMSPATASSFKHMDRFSTLTIENKHANHHENDLQIGFTIDEMAIRVENLLKSIGLIDNFAPIVYVIGHGASSVNNPHYAAYDCGACAGRAGSVNSRVISFMANHPRVRAILSDRGIVIPADTQFIGGLHDTTRDEIVYFDENALSPKNQERHNKNETIFEKALDYNAKERSRRFESIDTTLSPQKIHEKIRTRSVSLFEPRPELNHATNALCIIGRRSLSKDVFLDRRAFLNSFDYQVDPEGKYLLNILNAAAPVCGGINLEYFFSRVDNQKLGAGTKLPHNVMGLFGVANGIDGDLRPGLPSQMIEVHDPVRLLMIVEHFPELVLKTIQKNPATYEWFINEWVNLAVINPETQEISVFKNGEFVPYNPLVNHVDTVNNMTSLLETHHENLPVYSLS, from the coding sequence ATGAAAACACATGATTCATTGTTCGATGAACACGAAGTACTCCATGATTTGAAGCACTTCTTACCTGCTCAAGCCCCACTCAAAGACTTTATCCACCACAATACACTGCACGCATTTCAGACGGACAAATTCTACGAAGCTACTCAAAGAGCATCTGAATTGTTTGGGTATAAAGTCTCGCTTTCGCTGGATGAATTCCGTGAATTATATAAGTCGGAGCGCATCAAAAAAGAGGTGCTTGACAAAATCGTTGTCGAAAAGAAAGGAGCGAAAGCCCTTAAGGAATGGCAAAATAACCTTATTTCGAAAAAATACGCTCCTGCGGCCTTACCCAGGGTTGGCGCATTGCGAGCCAACTGGAAAAAGCACTACCGCATCGATTTGGATTCTCTAGTGCATCCGATTCTTTTCAGAGTGCTTTGCAGTTATCTTGACCAAGGAATTTCGATTTGGAATTTTCCCATTAAAGATAAAACATTTCTGGCTTCCATGCGGGAGCTAGAAAAAAATAGTTTTTCCAGCATTTTTAGGTCTTCCCGCGCCAAAGATTTGCTTTTAAACGGCAACTGCGAAATCAGCTCGTTGTTGAAAATTCTGGTGGGCAAAAAAGAATTATATCAACAATACCTCTACGATCAGCAATTCGCGCATCAGGGATGGTCGGGAATGGTATCGGCCATTGAAGACCAACCGCAAACATTGCTCGACCGCCGCAAAATATCACTCCATGATGTGATTGTGTTTGAACTTTTATTGGAAATCGACGCCCTCGACTTTCACTGCGGTCGAAATTGGCAACCGTTAAAAGAGCGCATAATTCAGACGCCAATTCCACTTTTTGCTCCCGTCGAAAAAACCGAACTGAACGAAGTACTTACGCTATGGCAGGAGGCTTTTGAATGGAGTTATTATGACCAAGTACTGACGGGACTTCAAAACAAAAAGAAAGAGAGCGTTGATACCTCTCGCAAAAGCTTTCAGGCCATGTTTTGTATCGACGACCGTGAATGCTCCCTGCGACGCTATCTGGAAGAATTTGACCCCGCCTGCGAGACCTTTGGTACGCCCGGTTTTTTTGGAGTGGAGTTCTTTTATCAACCCGAAGACGGTAAATTTTATACCAAAGTTTGCCCCGCTCCCGTAACACCCAAATACTTAATTAAAGAAATCGGCAATAAACACCGACGCAAAAAAGATGTGCATTTCAGCAAACACTCCCACTCTTTTTACGGAGGTTGGCTGATTTCTCAAACGCTGGGATTTTGGTCAGCCGCGAAGCTGTTTATCAATATTTTTCGACCTTCGATGAGTCCCGCTACGGCATCCTCTTTCAAACACATGGACCGGTTTTCGACGCTTACCATCGAAAACAAACATGCCAATCACCACGAAAACGACCTTCAAATTGGATTCACGATTGACGAAATGGCCATTCGTGTCGAAAACCTGCTGAAAAGCATTGGTTTGATAGATAATTTTGCGCCCATCGTGTACGTGATAGGGCACGGAGCAAGTAGCGTAAACAACCCTCACTACGCCGCCTACGACTGCGGTGCCTGCGCGGGTCGGGCGGGCTCGGTCAACTCGCGGGTGATTTCTTTCATGGCTAACCACCCCAGAGTCAGGGCTATTTTGAGCGACAGAGGCATCGTGATTCCTGCCGATACCCAGTTTATAGGTGGCCTTCATGATACTACCCGCGACGAAATAGTGTACTTTGACGAAAACGCGCTCTCGCCCAAAAATCAGGAAAGACACAACAAGAATGAGACAATTTTTGAGAAAGCATTGGATTATAATGCCAAAGAACGCTCTCGGAGATTTGAATCCATTGATACCACACTGAGCCCTCAAAAAATCCACGAAAAGATAAGAACACGCTCAGTATCGTTGTTTGAGCCTCGGCCAGAGCTCAACCACGCCACCAACGCCCTTTGTATCATTGGCCGGCGGAGCTTATCGAAAGATGTGTTCCTGGACAGACGCGCGTTTTTAAATTCGTTTGACTACCAAGTAGACCCCGAAGGAAAGTACTTACTCAATATTCTTAACGCGGCCGCTCCTGTATGCGGAGGTATTAATCTGGAGTATTTTTTCTCACGCGTAGATAACCAAAAACTCGGTGCAGGAACCAAATTACCGCACAATGTGATGGGACTTTTTGGAGTTGCCAACGGAATCGACGGCGATTTGCGCCCTGGACTGCCGAGCCAAATGATTGAGGTACACGACCCAGTACGCCTTCTGATGATTGTGGAACACTTCCCAGAATTAGTCTTGAAAACGATTCAAAAAAATCCCGCAACGTATGAGTGGTTTATCAATGAATGGGTCAATTTGGCCGTGATAAACCCCGAAACACAGGAAATTTCAGTGTTTAAAAATGGGGAGTTTGTGCCTTACAATCCTTTGGTAAATCACGTAGACACGGTCAACAACATGACGTCTTTGTTGGAAACTCACCATGAAAACCTTCCCGTTTACTCACTTAGCTAG
- a CDS encoding proton-conducting transporter transmembrane domain-containing protein yields the protein MTLFLHIFILLPVLGFIISLLVPAPKEGVISGVAFGTVGLHLASTLGFIGYWLLNDRPILNIKDIVLFKATGYEFFIDFCFDEIAATYLFVGSFLTFLVTIYSRYYLHRESGYKRFFNTILFFYVGYNITILSGNLETLFVGWEILGISSFLLIAFYRDRYLPVKNAVKVFSIYRIGDVGLILAMWMSHHLFHENITFLKLNNYELVHEHLQSHTWIGVFISIMILISAAAKSAQLPFSSWLPRAMEGPTPSTAIFYGSLSVHLGVFLLLRTYPFWEHQLSVRILIAVLGLFTAVITTGIARVQSSVKSQIAYASIAQIGLIFIEVAAGLEMLAMFHFAGNAFLRTYQLLVSPSVVSYLIREQFYNFSPRARSIEHFFPKKLEYTLYLLSIKEWNLDSLMYRYLWNPLKWAGNKMNFLTVNRLLIFFIPTYVIGLVCLYNEELIPNNIHAYLPIFFSLIGLLMVLKSFTERRKAPMSWILVIMNHFWIALAISFNEHFKNDQTILYLSGIIASGVLGYFCLTKLKSLEGNIDLDQFHGHSYKHPKLAFIFLMACLGVSGFPITPTFIGEDLIFSHIHENQAILALSVSLSFIIDGLAIIRIYARIFLGPHVKSVYETAYRSS from the coding sequence ATGACCTTGTTCCTTCATATTTTTATTCTGCTCCCCGTTCTTGGATTTATCATCAGTTTATTGGTGCCTGCGCCTAAAGAAGGTGTTATTTCGGGCGTTGCTTTTGGCACGGTGGGCTTGCATTTGGCTTCCACCCTCGGCTTTATTGGGTATTGGTTATTGAATGACCGTCCCATTCTTAACATTAAAGACATTGTTCTTTTTAAAGCCACGGGATACGAGTTTTTTATTGATTTTTGTTTTGACGAAATCGCGGCCACGTACCTTTTTGTCGGCTCATTTCTGACTTTCTTGGTCACCATCTACAGCCGGTATTATCTCCACCGCGAAAGTGGCTACAAGCGGTTTTTCAATACGATTCTGTTCTTTTATGTAGGCTACAACATCACCATTCTCTCTGGCAACCTCGAAACCCTTTTTGTTGGTTGGGAGATTTTGGGAATCTCTTCTTTCCTATTAATCGCCTTCTATAGAGACCGTTACCTGCCCGTCAAAAACGCCGTCAAAGTATTTTCCATTTATCGAATTGGCGATGTGGGCCTGATATTGGCCATGTGGATGAGCCACCATTTGTTTCACGAAAATATTACTTTCCTGAAATTAAATAATTATGAACTCGTCCACGAACACCTCCAAAGCCATACGTGGATTGGGGTTTTTATCTCGATTATGATTTTGATTTCGGCGGCGGCAAAATCCGCTCAGCTCCCGTTTTCTTCGTGGCTACCACGCGCCATGGAAGGGCCTACGCCCTCGACGGCCATTTTTTACGGCTCGCTTTCGGTGCATTTGGGGGTGTTTTTGTTATTAAGAACCTATCCTTTCTGGGAGCACCAGCTCTCGGTCAGGATTCTCATTGCGGTATTGGGCCTATTTACGGCCGTGATTACGACGGGAATTGCCCGGGTTCAATCGTCGGTAAAAAGTCAAATTGCTTACGCATCTATTGCACAAATCGGGTTGATTTTTATTGAAGTGGCGGCGGGGTTGGAGATGTTGGCGATGTTTCACTTTGCTGGAAACGCTTTCTTGAGAACGTATCAGCTACTAGTATCACCGTCGGTGGTAAGTTATTTGATTCGGGAACAATTCTACAACTTCTCCCCTCGTGCACGTTCAATCGAACATTTCTTTCCCAAAAAACTAGAATACACGCTCTATCTGTTGAGCATTAAGGAATGGAACCTGGATTCGTTGATGTACCGATATTTATGGAATCCGTTGAAATGGGCTGGCAACAAAATGAATTTTCTAACCGTCAATCGACTGTTGATTTTCTTTATTCCTACCTATGTCATTGGATTGGTTTGTCTTTACAATGAGGAGCTGATTCCCAACAATATCCACGCCTATCTGCCGATTTTCTTTTCGCTGATTGGGCTGTTGATGGTATTGAAATCCTTTACAGAACGCCGAAAAGCGCCGATGAGTTGGATATTGGTCATCATGAACCACTTCTGGATTGCACTGGCGATTTCGTTCAACGAACATTTCAAAAACGACCAGACAATCTTGTACCTCAGTGGCATCATTGCGTCGGGGGTTTTAGGTTATTTCTGTCTTACTAAACTTAAATCCCTCGAAGGTAACATTGACCTAGACCAATTCCACGGGCATTCCTATAAACACCCCAAGCTGGCGTTTATTTTTCTAATGGCATGTTTGGGGGTTTCGGGTTTTCCCATTACGCCGACTTTTATTGGAGAGGATTTGATTTTCAGCCATATCCACGAGAATCAGGCTATTTTGGCTTTGTCGGTCTCTTTAAGTTTTATCATTGACGGACTAGCCATCATCCGGATTTATGCCCGGATTTTCTTAGGGCCGCACGTAAAATCAGTGTACGAAACCGCCTATCGTTCCTCATAG